A region from the Neomonachus schauinslandi chromosome 2, ASM220157v2, whole genome shotgun sequence genome encodes:
- the LOC110591393 gene encoding 60S ribosomal protein L10a-like yields MSSKVSRDTLYEAVREALHGNQRKRRKFLETVELQISLKNYDPQKDKHFSGTVRLKSSPRPKFSVCVLGYQQHCDETKAVDIPHMDIEALKKLNKNKKLVKKLAKKYAFLASESLIKGRLGGSQIPRILGPGLNKAGRFPSLLTHNENMVAKVDEVKSTIKFQMKKVLCLAVAVNHVKMTDDEPVYNIHLAVNFLVSLLKKNWQNVRALYIKSTMGKPQLLY; encoded by the exons ATGAGCAGCAAAGTCTCCCGAGACACCCTGTACGAGGCGGTGCGGGAAGCCCTGCACGGGAACCAGCGCAAGCGCCGGAAGTTTTTGGAGACGGTGGAGCTGCAGATCAGCCTGAAGAACTATGACCCTCAGAAGGACAAACACTTCTCGGGCACCGTCAGGCTTAAGTCCAGTCCCCGCCCCAAGTTCTCTGTATGTGTTTTGGGGTATCAGCAGCACTGTGATGAGACCAAGGCAGTGGATATTCCCCACATGGACATTGAGGCGCTGAAGAAACTCAACAAGAATAAGAAATTAGTCAAGAAGCTGGCCAAGAAGTATGCCTTTTTGGCTTCAGAATCTCtgatcaaggggcgcctgggtggctca CAGATCCCACGAATCCTGGGCCCAGGCCTGAATAAGGCTGGCAGGTTCCCTTCCTTGCTGACCCACAATGAGAACATGGTGGCCAAAGTGGATGAAGTGAAGTCCACCATCAAATTCCAGATGAAGAAGGTGCTGTGTCTGGCAGTGGCTGTTAACCATGTGAAGATGACAGATGACGAGCCTGTGTACAACATCCACTTAGCAGTCAATTTCCTGGTGTCCTTGCTCAAGAAGAATTGGCAGAACGTCCGGGCTTTATACATCAAGAGCACCATGGGCAAGCCCCAGCTCCTGTATTGA